In Arachis hypogaea cultivar Tifrunner chromosome 17, arahy.Tifrunner.gnm2.J5K5, whole genome shotgun sequence, a single window of DNA contains:
- the LOC112763215 gene encoding uncharacterized protein — protein sequence MEHAQEYARVPRGQAEEEAQQAPSPPFVPQEHYFLPQEYWTLKDYTICRGVDYRVYESEPTTFYAKCTQYGTGSDTIVEPIKLLVEVDLSIKVKSVIAEVQAKFNYTVSYHKAWLAKQKAVESIFGGWEASYEALPIWFEAMYHKEPLAVVHFEIMPAYQGDDLVPNIRILHRVFWSYYTCIRAFRHWKPIVQVDGTHLYRKYKGCLLVAISQDGNNNIMPIAFAILEGETSEAWHFFLSNLRQHVVTCDGVGLISDRHESINSAIARTNGTWSPPRAFHMFRIRHIESKFLRKFKSPYLQKLIVNIGYSRTVREYEIRFQHLHERGEAYTNWLDRIPREQYALAFDGSY from the exons ATGGAGCATGCACAAGAATATGCAAGGGTCCCGAGAGGGCAAGCTGAGGAAGAGGCTCAACAAGCACCTTCACCACCTTTTGTGCCTCAGGAGCATTACTTCCTACCTCAGGAGTACTG gactctaaaagaTTATACAATCTGTCGAGGCGTAGATTATCGAGTGTACGAGTCGGAACCAACAACATTCTATGCTAAATGTACACAATATGGCACAG GTTCCGACACAATTGTGGAACCAATTAAGCTGTTGGTAGAAGTTGACCTATCTATAAAGGTGAAATCAGTCATTGCGGAAGTACAAGCGAAGTTTAACTATACTGTAAGTTATCACAAAGCATGGTTAGCAAAGCAGAAGGCAGTGGAGTCAATTTTTGGCGGTTGGGAAGCTTCGTATGAAGCTTTGcccatatggtttgaggccatgtatCACAAAGAGCCATTAGCAGTCGTTCACTTTGAAATAATGCCTGCGTACCAGGGTGATGACTTGGTTCCTAATATCCGTATTTTACATcgagtcttctggagttattacACTTGTATTAGAGCATTCAGACATTGGAAGCCAATAGTACAGGTAGATGGTACACATTTGTATAGAAAATATAAGGGTTGTTTGTTGGTGGCAATTTCACAGGATGGCAACAATAATATCATGCCTATTGCATTTGCCATATTGGAGGGAGAGACATCTGAGGCGTGGCACTTTTTCCTCAGTAACTTGCGACAGCATGTGGTGACATGTGACGGCGTGGGCCTTATCTCCGATCGACATGAGTCCATCAACTCAGCTATTGCTAGGACTAATGGAACATGGTCTCCTCCTAGAGCTTTCCACATGTTTCGTATCAGGCATATAGAGTCGAAGTTCCTGAGGAAGTTCAAGTCTCCATACTTACAGAAGCTTATCGTCAACATAG GATATTCGAGGACGGTTCGCGAGTATGAGATACGTTTTCAGCATTTACACGAACGTGGTGAGGCTTACACTAACTGGCTAGACCGGATCCCACGTGAACAGTATGCTTTGGCGTTTGATGGTAGTTACTGA